In the Thermococcus sp. MAR1 genome, one interval contains:
- a CDS encoding HypC/HybG/HupF family hydrogenase formation chaperone, whose product MCLAIPGRIIEITGKTAVVDFGGVRREVRLDLLPEVGVGDYVIVHTGFAIERLDEERALEILEAWAEVERALEG is encoded by the coding sequence ATGTGCCTAGCGATTCCAGGAAGGATAATCGAAATCACAGGAAAAACCGCAGTTGTAGACTTTGGAGGAGTGAGGAGGGAGGTTCGCCTCGATCTGCTCCCTGAGGTGGGGGTCGGGGACTACGTCATAGTTCACACGGGTTTCGCAATAGAGAGGCTCGACGAGGAAAGGGCACTGGAGATACTCGAGGCATGGGCCGAAGTGGAGAGAGCCCTGGAGGGATGA